A window of the Desulforapulum autotrophicum HRM2 genome harbors these coding sequences:
- a CDS encoding P-II family nitrogen regulator, producing MKKIEAIIKPFKLDDVKESLNEIGIHGMTITEVKGYGRQKGHKEIYRGAEYVVDFVPKIKLEIIVDKERADEVVETICKAANTGKIGDGKIFVMPVEQVIRVRTGEKGIEAL from the coding sequence ATGAAAAAAATTGAAGCAATTATAAAACCGTTTAAACTCGATGATGTCAAGGAGTCATTAAACGAAATCGGAATCCATGGCATGACCATCACTGAGGTCAAGGGATACGGCAGACAAAAAGGACACAAGGAGATTTATCGTGGCGCCGAGTATGTGGTGGACTTTGTGCCCAAGATCAAACTTGAAATCATTGTTGACAAGGAGAGGGCCGATGAAGTAGTGGAAACCATATGCAAGGCCGCCAACACGGGTAAAATCGGCGACGGAAAAATCTTTGTCATGCCCGTTGAACAGGTCATCCGGGTCAGGACAGGGGAAAAAGGGATCGAAGCACTATAG